In Streptomyces sp. SID8374, one genomic interval encodes:
- a CDS encoding DUF6458 family protein produces the protein MGLGGCILLIGGGAILAFATDWKVDTVNVDLVGWIMMLVGLVGVFVYMSIARRRRMIMPPTTTVVQDDEQRYH, from the coding sequence ATGGGACTCGGAGGATGCATTCTCCTGATCGGTGGTGGCGCGATTCTGGCGTTTGCCACCGACTGGAAGGTGGACACCGTCAATGTCGACCTGGTCGGCTGGATCATGATGCTCGTCGGCCTCGTCGGGGTCTTCGTCTACATGAGCATCGCGCGCCGTCGGCGCATGATCATGCCGCCCACCACCACGGTCGTCCAGGACGACGAGCAGCGCTACCACTGA
- a CDS encoding SseB family protein, translating into MYGYDQNPGAQQQMGQMGQMGGGYGEQPLYPEPSPPSLADAVRAFTTGSLSAEDFQQIFATSKVYCPRGDNPGFLALHNTQQPVIPMFTTLKELRLYAGKESKYFVITGAEVIDLLPTGYGFVLDMEGDHRMVFDAKAVEQMVDFAMRRMYG; encoded by the coding sequence ATGTACGGCTACGACCAGAACCCTGGTGCTCAGCAGCAGATGGGTCAGATGGGGCAGATGGGCGGCGGCTACGGCGAGCAGCCGCTGTATCCCGAGCCCTCCCCGCCCTCCCTGGCCGACGCGGTACGGGCCTTCACCACCGGCTCCCTCTCCGCCGAGGACTTCCAGCAGATCTTCGCCACGTCGAAGGTCTACTGCCCGCGCGGCGACAACCCCGGCTTCCTGGCTCTGCACAACACGCAGCAGCCCGTGATCCCGATGTTCACCACGCTCAAGGAGCTGCGGCTCTACGCGGGCAAGGAGTCCAAGTACTTCGTGATCACCGGCGCCGAGGTGATCGACCTGCTCCCCACGGGATACGGCTTCGTCCTGGACATGGAGGGCGATCACCGGATGGTCTTCGACGCCAAGGCCGTGGAGCAGATGGTCGACTTCGCGATGCGGCGTATGTACGGGTAG
- a CDS encoding M18 family aminopeptidase codes for MISRHRFDRAHTDDLMSFLAASPSPYHAVANAAARLEVAGFRRVEETAAWDASAGGKYVLRGGAIIAWYVPEGAAAHTPFRIVGAHTDSPNLRVKPLPDTGSHGWRQIAVEIYGGTLLNTWLDRDLGLAGRISLRDGTDRLVNIDRALLRVPQLAVHLDRSANTDGLKLDRQRHMQPIWGLGEVAEGDLIRFVAEEAGVDAEDITGWDLMPHAIEPPSYLGRDRELVAGPRMDNLLSVHAATAALAAVAGEPDEELPYIPVLAAFDHEENGSQSDTGADGPLLGTVLERSVFARGGTYEDRARAFAGTVCLSSDTGHAVHPNYAERHDPTHHPVANGGPILKVNVNMRYATDGSGRAVFAAACEKAGVPWQTFVSNNSMPCGTTIGPITAARHGVRTVDIGVAILSMHSARELCGADDPYLLANALTAFLTD; via the coding sequence ATGATTTCTCGCCACCGGTTCGACCGTGCGCACACCGATGATCTGATGTCCTTCCTGGCGGCGAGCCCGTCCCCGTACCACGCCGTGGCCAACGCGGCCGCCCGGCTGGAGGTGGCCGGATTCCGCCGGGTCGAGGAGACCGCCGCCTGGGACGCGAGCGCCGGCGGGAAGTATGTCCTGCGCGGCGGGGCGATCATCGCCTGGTACGTGCCGGAGGGCGCGGCCGCGCACACCCCGTTCCGGATCGTCGGCGCGCACACCGACTCCCCGAACCTGCGGGTGAAGCCGCTGCCCGACACCGGCTCCCACGGCTGGCGGCAGATCGCCGTCGAGATCTACGGCGGCACGCTGCTGAACACCTGGCTGGACCGGGACCTGGGCCTCGCCGGCCGGATCTCGCTGCGGGACGGGACGGACCGGCTGGTCAACATCGACCGGGCGCTGCTGCGGGTGCCCCAGCTGGCCGTGCACCTGGACCGGTCGGCCAACACCGACGGCCTGAAGCTGGACCGGCAGCGCCATATGCAGCCGATCTGGGGGCTCGGCGAGGTGGCCGAGGGCGACCTGATCCGGTTCGTCGCCGAGGAGGCGGGTGTCGACGCTGAGGACATCACCGGCTGGGACCTCATGCCGCACGCCATCGAACCGCCGTCCTACCTGGGCCGCGACCGCGAGCTGGTCGCCGGGCCGCGCATGGACAACCTCCTCTCCGTGCACGCCGCGACCGCCGCCCTGGCCGCCGTCGCCGGAGAGCCGGACGAGGAGCTGCCGTACATCCCCGTACTGGCCGCCTTCGACCACGAGGAGAACGGCTCCCAGTCCGACACCGGGGCCGACGGGCCGCTGCTCGGCACGGTCCTGGAGCGCTCGGTCTTCGCCCGGGGCGGTACGTACGAGGACCGCGCCCGCGCCTTCGCCGGGACGGTCTGCCTCTCCTCCGACACCGGCCACGCCGTGCACCCCAACTACGCCGAGCGGCACGACCCGACGCACCACCCGGTCGCCAACGGGGGCCCGATCCTCAAGGTCAACGTCAACATGCGGTACGCCACCGACGGCAGCGGCCGCGCGGTGTTCGCCGCCGCCTGCGAGAAGGCGGGCGTGCCGTGGCAGACGTTCGTCTCCAACAACTCCATGCCCTGCGGCACGACGATCGGCCCGATCACCGCCGCCCGGCACGGCGTCCGGACCGTGGACATCGGCGTCGCGATCCTCTCCATGCACAGCGCGCGCGAACTGTGCGGCGCGGATGACCCGTATCTGCTGGCCAACGCGCTCACGGCGTTCCTGACGGACTGA
- a CDS encoding acyl-CoA dehydrogenase codes for MGHYKSNLRDIEFNLFEVLGRDKLYGTGPFAEMDVDTAKSILEEIARLAENELADSFADADRNPPVFDPETNTAPVPESFKKSYQSFMDSEYWRLGLPEEIGGTTSPRSLIWGYAELLLGSNPAVWMYSSGPAFAGILFEEGTEEQKKVAEIAVEKQWGSTMVLTEPDAGSDVGAGRTKAVQQEDGSWHIEGVKRFITSGEHDMSENILHYVLARPEGAGPGTKGLSLFLVPKYHFDWTTGELGERNGVYATNVEHKMGLKASNTCEMTFGDRHPAKGWLIGDKHDGIRQMFRIIEFARMMVGTKAIATLSTGYLNALEYAKERVQGTDLSQFMDKTAPKVTITHHPDVRRSLMTQKAYAEGMRSLVLYTATVQDAIQEKEAAGEDAKALNGLNDLLLPIVKGYGSEKSYEQLAQSLQTFGGSGYLQEYPVEQYIRDAKIDTLYEGTTAIQGQDFFFRKIVRDQGAALNTLSEEIKKFLAGAQGNEELAPALDSLAKAAVDLEAIVGTMITDLTATGEDVKNIYKVGLNTTRLLMASGDVVVGYLLLKGATVAAEKLPTASAKDVAFYQGKIAAAKFFAANILPGVSTERALAENVDNSLMELDEASF; via the coding sequence ATGGGGCACTACAAGTCGAATCTCCGCGACATCGAGTTCAACCTCTTCGAGGTGCTCGGGCGCGACAAGCTGTACGGCACCGGTCCGTTCGCGGAGATGGACGTCGACACCGCGAAGAGCATCCTGGAGGAGATCGCCCGCCTCGCGGAGAACGAGCTCGCCGACTCCTTCGCCGACGCCGACCGCAACCCGCCGGTCTTCGACCCGGAGACCAACACCGCGCCGGTCCCGGAGAGCTTCAAGAAGTCGTACCAGTCCTTCATGGACTCCGAATACTGGCGGCTGGGCCTGCCCGAGGAGATCGGCGGCACCACCTCCCCCCGCTCCCTGATCTGGGGCTACGCGGAGCTGCTGCTCGGCTCCAACCCGGCCGTGTGGATGTACTCCTCCGGTCCCGCCTTCGCGGGCATCCTCTTCGAGGAGGGCACCGAGGAGCAGAAGAAGGTCGCGGAGATCGCCGTCGAGAAGCAGTGGGGCTCCACGATGGTGCTGACCGAGCCGGACGCCGGCTCGGACGTCGGCGCCGGGCGGACGAAGGCCGTGCAGCAGGAGGACGGCTCCTGGCACATCGAGGGTGTGAAGCGCTTCATCACCTCGGGCGAGCACGACATGTCCGAGAACATCCTCCACTACGTGCTGGCCCGCCCCGAGGGCGCCGGCCCCGGCACGAAGGGGCTCTCGCTCTTCCTGGTCCCGAAGTACCACTTCGACTGGACCACCGGTGAGCTGGGCGAGCGCAACGGTGTGTACGCGACGAACGTCGAGCACAAGATGGGCCTCAAGGCCTCCAACACCTGCGAGATGACCTTCGGCGACCGCCACCCCGCCAAGGGCTGGCTGATCGGCGACAAGCACGACGGCATCCGCCAGATGTTCCGCATCATCGAGTTCGCCCGCATGATGGTCGGCACGAAGGCCATCGCCACTCTCTCCACGGGCTACCTGAACGCGCTGGAGTACGCCAAGGAGCGCGTCCAGGGCACGGACCTGTCGCAGTTCATGGACAAGACGGCGCCCAAGGTCACCATCACGCACCACCCCGACGTGCGCCGCTCGCTCATGACGCAGAAGGCGTACGCCGAGGGCATGCGCTCCCTCGTGCTGTACACGGCCACCGTCCAAGACGCGATCCAGGAGAAGGAGGCCGCGGGCGAGGACGCCAAGGCGCTCAACGGCCTCAACGACCTGCTGCTCCCGATCGTGAAGGGGTACGGCTCCGAGAAGTCCTACGAGCAGCTGGCGCAGTCGCTCCAGACGTTCGGCGGCTCGGGCTACCTCCAGGAGTACCCGGTCGAGCAGTACATCCGCGACGCCAAGATCGACACCCTCTACGAGGGCACGACGGCGATCCAGGGCCAGGACTTCTTCTTCCGGAAGATCGTCCGCGACCAGGGTGCCGCGCTCAACACGCTCTCCGAGGAGATCAAGAAGTTCCTCGCGGGCGCCCAGGGCAACGAGGAGCTGGCCCCCGCGCTGGACTCGCTCGCCAAGGCGGCCGTGGACCTGGAGGCGATCGTCGGCACGATGATCACCGACCTCACCGCGACCGGCGAGGACGTCAAGAACATCTACAAGGTGGGCCTCAACACGACCCGCCTGCTGATGGCCTCCGGCGATGTCGTCGTCGGCTACCTGCTCCTCAAGGGCGCGACCGTGGCCGCCGAGAAGCTGCCGACCGCCTCCGCCAAGGACGTGGCCTTCTACCAGGGCAAGATCGCCGCCGCGAAGTTCTTCGCCGCGAACATCCTCCCGGGCGTCTCGACCGAGCGCGCGCTCGCCGAGAACGTCGACAACTCCCTGATGGAGCTGGACGAGGCCTCCTTCTAA
- a CDS encoding Uma2 family endonuclease produces MGETMAAEELPDHSLYRQPDGSSRPVPPPAGYTVEDFFTLDLPPHTELIDGSPVLVSPQRKFHTLAMYLLEQGLRQHVPNGLRVRREMAVVLSKRNAPEPDLLVVTAAADGDQRTTRYQAADVLLAVEVVSPESEDRDRGTKPHKYAAAGIKHFWLVEMTGERDRPMVITYELDPVNKTYVSTGVHHDRLKLSAPYDIDIDLTAIDEL; encoded by the coding sequence ATGGGAGAGACCATGGCAGCCGAGGAACTGCCCGATCACTCGCTGTACCGCCAGCCGGACGGATCAAGCCGGCCGGTCCCACCACCGGCCGGCTACACAGTGGAGGACTTCTTCACACTCGACCTCCCGCCGCACACCGAGCTGATCGACGGGAGCCCGGTCCTCGTCAGTCCGCAGCGGAAGTTCCACACGCTGGCCATGTATCTGCTGGAGCAGGGGCTGCGACAGCACGTCCCGAACGGCCTCCGCGTGCGTCGTGAGATGGCGGTCGTGCTCAGCAAGCGCAACGCCCCGGAGCCCGACCTCCTCGTGGTGACCGCCGCGGCGGACGGCGACCAGCGCACCACCCGCTACCAGGCCGCCGACGTCCTCCTCGCCGTAGAAGTCGTCTCCCCCGAATCCGAGGACCGCGACCGGGGCACCAAGCCGCACAAGTACGCGGCGGCGGGCATCAAGCACTTCTGGCTCGTCGAGATGACCGGCGAGAGGGACCGCCCCATGGTCATCACCTACGAACTGGACCCGGTCAACAAGACGTACGTCTCCACCGGCGTCCACCACGACCGCCTCAAGCTCTCCGCCCCGTACGACATCGACATCGACCTGACCGCGATCGACGAGCTGTAG
- a CDS encoding SGNH/GDSL hydrolase family protein, with translation MGAVIASGALALGMATAPMAAAAPAPPTAAPAGHRTVPFPYVALGDSYASAPGVPEQIDAACARSNSNYPHLVAAKKGARLTDVTCSGATTADLSLAKGTTPAQYDALSRATALVTVTVGGNDIGFSSVLGRCAALGADAPAAAPCRDQLTEGGTDQVEQSIAATGPKVSRVLAEIHRRSPRAKVLLVGYPSLFPDDGVGCTSPAVPFAMGDFPYLRDKTKSLNSMLAHRARLGGATYVDTYRPTVGHDMCRPAGERWIETLAPATPAAPAHPNAQGEQAMAAAVNRALAWCPVFRTA, from the coding sequence TTGGGCGCCGTGATCGCCTCCGGCGCGCTGGCGCTCGGTATGGCCACCGCACCCATGGCAGCGGCAGCGCCGGCTCCACCCACAGCCGCGCCGGCCGGGCACCGCACCGTCCCGTTCCCTTACGTCGCGCTGGGCGACTCCTACGCCTCCGCGCCCGGGGTTCCCGAGCAGATCGACGCCGCGTGCGCCCGGTCGAACAGCAACTACCCGCATCTCGTGGCGGCGAAGAAGGGCGCCCGGCTGACCGATGTCACGTGTTCCGGGGCGACCACGGCCGACCTGTCCCTGGCCAAGGGAACAACGCCCGCGCAGTACGACGCCCTCTCCCGCGCCACCGCCCTCGTGACCGTGACCGTGGGCGGCAACGACATCGGTTTCTCCTCCGTGCTCGGGCGCTGTGCGGCCCTGGGCGCCGACGCTCCAGCGGCCGCCCCCTGCCGCGACCAGCTCACCGAGGGCGGCACCGACCAGGTCGAGCAGAGCATCGCGGCGACCGGTCCGAAGGTTTCCCGGGTACTTGCCGAGATCCACCGCCGCTCTCCCCGCGCCAAGGTCCTGCTGGTCGGCTACCCCTCGCTCTTCCCCGACGACGGGGTCGGCTGCACGAGCCCGGCCGTCCCCTTCGCCATGGGCGACTTCCCCTACCTGCGGGACAAGACGAAGTCCCTCAACTCCATGCTCGCCCACCGGGCGAGGCTCGGCGGGGCCACGTACGTCGACACGTACAGGCCGACCGTCGGCCACGACATGTGCCGTCCGGCCGGGGAGCGGTGGATCGAGACGCTCGCCCCCGCGACCCCGGCCGCGCCCGCCCACCCCAACGCACAGGGCGAGCAGGCCATGGCGGCGGCCGTGAACCGGGCCCTGGCCTGGTGCCCGGTGTTCCGCACCGCCTGA
- a CDS encoding pirin family protein — protein MPAVTVDNPLTLPKVAASGDAVARPVLAVTTAPTGFEGEGFPVRRAFAGINYQHLDPFIMMDQMGEVEYAAGEPKGTPWHPHRGFETVTYLIDGTFIHQDSNGGGGTIENGDTQWMTAGSGLLHIEAPPESLVLSGGLFHGLQLWVNLPKADKMMNPRYQDIRGGEVQLLTSPDGGALLRVIAGELDGHQGPGITHTPITMIHATVRPGAEVTLPWREDFNGLAYVLAGRGTVGQERRPIRLGQTAVFGSGGSLTVRADERQDGNTPDLEIVLLGGRPIREPMAHYGPFVMNSQAELKQAFEDFQAGRLGTVPAVHGM, from the coding sequence ATGCCCGCAGTGACCGTCGACAACCCGCTGACCCTGCCCAAGGTGGCCGCTTCGGGTGACGCCGTGGCCCGCCCCGTGCTCGCCGTCACCACGGCGCCGACCGGATTCGAGGGCGAGGGCTTCCCCGTCCGCCGCGCGTTCGCGGGGATCAACTACCAGCACCTCGACCCGTTCATCATGATGGACCAGATGGGTGAGGTGGAGTACGCCGCGGGCGAGCCGAAGGGCACGCCCTGGCACCCGCACCGCGGCTTCGAGACGGTCACGTACCTGATCGACGGCACCTTCATCCACCAGGACTCCAACGGTGGCGGCGGCACCATCGAGAACGGCGACACCCAGTGGATGACCGCCGGGTCGGGGCTCCTGCACATCGAGGCGCCGCCGGAGTCGCTCGTCCTGTCCGGCGGGCTCTTCCACGGGCTCCAGCTCTGGGTGAACCTGCCCAAGGCCGACAAGATGATGAACCCGCGCTACCAGGACATCCGCGGCGGCGAGGTGCAGCTGCTGACCTCTCCGGACGGCGGCGCGCTGCTCCGGGTCATCGCCGGTGAACTCGACGGGCATCAGGGTCCCGGCATCACCCACACCCCGATCACGATGATCCACGCCACCGTCCGGCCCGGCGCCGAGGTGACCCTGCCCTGGCGCGAGGACTTCAACGGCCTCGCGTACGTCCTGGCCGGGCGCGGCACGGTCGGCCAGGAGCGCCGGCCCATCCGCCTCGGGCAGACCGCGGTGTTCGGCAGCGGCGGCTCGCTGACCGTCCGCGCGGACGAGCGGCAGGACGGGAACACCCCGGACCTGGAGATCGTCCTCCTGGGCGGCCGCCCGATCCGGGAGCCGATGGCGCACTACGGGCCGTTCGTGATGAACAGTCAGGCCGAGCTGAAGCAGGCCTTCGAGGACTTCCAGGCCGGCCGCCTCGGCACGGTCCCGGCGGTCCACGGCATGTGA
- a CDS encoding NHL domain-containing thioredoxin family protein — protein sequence MATRARVRAPELIGKGGWLNTGDRQYTLSELRGRIVILDFWTFCCVNCLHVLDELRELEEKHRDTVVIIGVHSPKFVHEAEHQAVVDAVERYEVHHPVLDDPELATWKQYAVRAWPTLVVIDPEGYVVAQHAGEGHAHAIEKLVEELEAEHGAKGTLRRGDGPYVAPEPVATHLRFPGKALLLPDGGFLVSDTTRHRLVELDADGETVRRHFGTGERGLHDGGPEEARFSEPQGLAVLPDGRIAVADTVNHAIRALDLTTGVTVTLAGTGRQWWQGTATGGPAREVDLSSPWDLAWFGDRLWIAMAGVHQLWTYDPEAGTVQVAAGTTNEGLVDGPAAEAWFAQPSGLAVSADGERLWVADSETSALRWVDRDEHVHTAVGTGLFDFGHRDGAAAQALLQHPIGVTALPDGSVAISDTYNHALRRYDPASDEVTTLATDVREPSDAVLVDGDLVVVESARHRLTRLRLPEEAVRVAEQAHRTQRAATEIAPGTLRLDVVFQAPAGQKLDTRYGPSTRLLVSATPPELLAEGSGAGTDLGRDLVLADGVTEGVLHVSAMAASCDDDPANEYPACHVHQQDWGVPVRVSAEGTPRLPLVLAGMDEQD from the coding sequence ATGGCAACACGTGCACGCGTCCGCGCCCCCGAACTCATCGGCAAGGGCGGCTGGCTCAATACAGGCGACCGGCAGTACACCCTCTCCGAACTGCGAGGACGCATCGTCATCCTCGATTTCTGGACCTTCTGCTGTGTGAACTGTCTGCATGTCCTGGATGAGCTGCGGGAGCTGGAGGAGAAGCACCGCGACACCGTGGTGATCATCGGGGTCCACTCGCCGAAGTTCGTCCACGAGGCCGAGCACCAGGCCGTCGTCGACGCCGTCGAGAGGTACGAGGTCCACCACCCGGTCCTCGACGACCCCGAGCTGGCCACCTGGAAGCAGTACGCCGTACGGGCCTGGCCGACGCTCGTCGTCATCGACCCCGAGGGCTATGTCGTCGCCCAGCACGCGGGCGAGGGCCACGCGCACGCCATCGAGAAGCTGGTCGAGGAGCTGGAGGCCGAGCACGGCGCCAAGGGCACGCTCCGCCGGGGCGACGGCCCGTACGTGGCGCCCGAGCCCGTCGCCACGCATCTGCGCTTCCCGGGCAAGGCGCTGCTCCTGCCCGACGGCGGCTTCCTCGTCTCCGACACCACCCGCCACCGCCTGGTCGAGTTGGACGCGGACGGCGAGACCGTACGGCGCCACTTCGGCACGGGCGAGCGCGGGCTGCACGACGGCGGTCCGGAGGAGGCCCGGTTCAGTGAGCCGCAGGGGCTCGCCGTGCTGCCGGACGGCCGCATCGCCGTCGCGGACACCGTCAACCACGCGATCCGCGCCCTGGACCTCACGACCGGGGTGACCGTCACCCTCGCCGGGACCGGCCGCCAGTGGTGGCAGGGGACGGCGACCGGCGGCCCGGCCCGCGAGGTCGACCTCTCCTCGCCGTGGGACCTGGCCTGGTTCGGCGACCGGCTCTGGATCGCCATGGCGGGCGTGCACCAGCTGTGGACATACGACCCCGAGGCCGGGACCGTACAGGTCGCCGCCGGGACCACCAACGAGGGCCTGGTCGACGGACCGGCCGCCGAGGCCTGGTTCGCCCAGCCGTCCGGGCTCGCGGTCTCCGCCGACGGCGAGCGGCTCTGGGTCGCCGACTCCGAGACCTCCGCCCTGCGCTGGGTCGACCGGGACGAGCACGTGCACACCGCCGTCGGCACCGGCCTCTTCGACTTCGGCCACCGTGACGGGGCGGCCGCCCAGGCGCTCCTCCAGCACCCGATCGGCGTGACCGCGCTGCCCGACGGGTCCGTGGCCATCTCGGACACGTACAACCACGCCCTGCGCCGCTACGACCCGGCCTCCGACGAGGTCACCACGCTCGCCACCGACGTACGCGAACCCAGCGACGCGGTGCTGGTCGACGGTGACCTGGTCGTCGTCGAGTCGGCCCGCCACCGCCTCACCCGCCTCCGGCTGCCCGAGGAGGCCGTACGCGTCGCCGAGCAGGCGCACCGCACCCAGCGCGCCGCCACCGAGATCGCCCCGGGCACCCTCCGCCTCGACGTGGTCTTCCAGGCACCGGCGGGCCAGAAGCTGGACACCCGCTACGGGCCCTCCACCCGGCTGCTGGTCTCCGCCACCCCGCCCGAGCTGCTGGCCGAGGGGTCCGGCGCGGGCACGGACCTCGGGCGCGACCTGGTCCTCGCGGACGGGGTGACCGAGGGCGTGCTGCACGTCTCCGCGATGGCGGCGTCCTGCGACGACGACCCGGCCAACGAGTACCCGGCCTGCCACGTCCACCAACAGGACTGGGGCGTCCCCGTCCGCGTGAGTGCGGAGGGAACGCCCCGGCTGCCGCTGGTGCTGGCAGGCATGGACGAGCAGGACTGA
- a CDS encoding AI-2E family transporter has protein sequence MPASKPLLPDGARRTAAWCGVVLLVVGVAAVGIWLVVALKTAVTPVLLALLGTALLGPVHRWLIARRLNRSLAAGLTCAALVAVVGGAGYIVVTALVDSGDQIVRSLKDAGQWVIDHLDIGGNTDVDSLAENARNLVEKFGASAAGGLLSGISLVGTLVATSVLALLLTFFFLRDSDRAVDLAHAVAPRGTGELVEAMGRRAFEAVEGFMRGTTFIALIDAVCITVGLLILDVPGAVGLGALVFVGAYIPYLGAFLSGAVAVLVALADRGFVIALWALGVVLAVQVLEGHVLQPVIQSRTVQMHPAMIMIALTAGASVAGLMGMLLAVPMCAAAFGVLGELRRRSGGSGASSPSGGGNSSGGGNPSPPGGNPSPSGGNSSPSGV, from the coding sequence GTGCCCGCTTCCAAGCCCCTCCTGCCCGACGGCGCCCGCCGCACGGCCGCCTGGTGCGGCGTCGTCCTGCTGGTCGTGGGGGTCGCCGCCGTCGGCATCTGGCTGGTCGTCGCCCTCAAGACGGCGGTCACCCCGGTGCTGCTCGCCCTCCTCGGCACCGCCCTGCTCGGCCCCGTACACCGCTGGCTCATCGCCCGCCGCCTCAACCGGTCGCTGGCCGCCGGGCTGACCTGCGCTGCGCTCGTCGCGGTCGTGGGCGGTGCCGGGTACATCGTGGTCACCGCCCTCGTCGACTCCGGCGACCAGATCGTCCGCTCCCTGAAGGACGCGGGGCAGTGGGTCATCGACCACCTCGACATCGGCGGCAACACCGACGTCGACAGCCTCGCCGAGAACGCCAGGAATCTGGTCGAGAAGTTCGGCGCGAGCGCCGCGGGGGGCCTGCTCAGCGGGATCAGCCTGGTCGGCACGCTGGTGGCGACCAGTGTCCTGGCGCTGCTGCTGACCTTCTTCTTCCTGCGCGACTCCGACCGGGCGGTGGACCTCGCGCACGCGGTGGCCCCGCGCGGCACCGGCGAACTGGTGGAGGCGATGGGGCGCCGGGCGTTCGAGGCCGTCGAGGGCTTCATGCGCGGCACCACGTTCATCGCGCTGATCGACGCGGTGTGCATCACGGTGGGCCTGCTGATCCTGGACGTGCCGGGGGCGGTGGGGCTGGGCGCGCTGGTCTTCGTCGGCGCCTACATCCCGTACCTCGGCGCCTTCCTCTCCGGCGCCGTCGCCGTCCTGGTCGCCCTGGCGGACCGGGGCTTCGTGATCGCACTGTGGGCGCTGGGAGTGGTGCTCGCGGTCCAGGTGCTGGAGGGCCATGTGCTCCAGCCGGTGATCCAGAGCCGTACGGTGCAGATGCACCCCGCGATGATCATGATCGCCCTGACAGCGGGCGCGAGCGTGGCCGGCCTGATGGGCATGCTGCTCGCCGTCCCGATGTGCGCAGCAGCTTTCGGCGTACTGGGCGAACTACGCCGCCGCTCGGGGGGCAGCGGCGCTTCCAGCCCGTCCGGGGGCGGCAACTCCAGCGGGGGCGGCAACCCCAGCCCGCCCGGGGGCAATCCCAGCCCGTCCGGCGGCAACTCCAGCCCGTCCGGCGTTTGA